The following proteins come from a genomic window of Pseudomonas putida:
- a CDS encoding LysR family transcriptional regulator — MSKRLVPSMTALQCFEAAARHLSFTRAAEELHLTQSAVSKQVAQLEEMLRHHLFLRIRRRLQLTPAGSLYLAEVNKILTQVDMSSRYVLTYGEQTEILKVATQPSFGVRWLIPHLKGFGKRHTNIHLDIRNEMEPFALLQGSADVVFFYGQGTWPGATCVELFREEVVPVCAPELLAGRTLGDAAELADLVLLQSTSRPEAWHEWFLELGLQSVSAYHGPRFDTFYMALSAAQAGCGVALVPRYLAAKELSEGSLVIPWNHAMNSAGAHYLAYAEHAAEVPKVRALVEWIHEQLQA; from the coding sequence ATGTCCAAACGCCTGGTGCCTTCCATGACCGCCCTGCAGTGCTTCGAAGCTGCAGCCCGCCACCTGAGCTTCACCCGTGCCGCCGAAGAGCTGCACCTGACCCAGAGCGCGGTCAGCAAGCAGGTCGCACAGCTCGAAGAGATGCTGCGCCACCACCTGTTCCTGCGTATCCGCCGGCGCTTGCAATTGACCCCCGCCGGCAGCCTGTACCTGGCCGAGGTCAACAAGATTCTCACGCAGGTGGACATGTCCAGCCGCTATGTCCTGACCTATGGCGAGCAGACCGAGATATTGAAGGTAGCCACTCAACCGAGTTTTGGCGTGCGCTGGTTGATCCCGCACCTCAAGGGCTTCGGCAAGCGCCACACGAACATCCACCTGGACATCCGTAACGAGATGGAGCCGTTTGCCTTGCTGCAGGGCTCGGCGGATGTGGTGTTTTTCTATGGGCAAGGCACCTGGCCGGGGGCGACCTGCGTGGAGCTGTTCCGTGAGGAAGTGGTGCCGGTGTGTGCGCCGGAGCTGCTGGCCGGGCGCACGCTGGGCGATGCTGCAGAACTGGCCGACCTGGTGCTGCTGCAAAGCACGTCGCGGCCGGAGGCCTGGCATGAGTGGTTCTTGGAGCTGGGTTTGCAGAGCGTCAGCGCCTATCACGGGCCGCGCTTCGATACGTTCTATATGGCGTTGAGCGCAGCGCAGGCCGGGTGCGGGGTGGCGCTGGTGCCACGCTATCTGGCGGCGAAGGAATTGAGCGAGGGTAGCCTGGTCATTCCTTGGAATCATGCGATGAACAGTGCCGGGGCGCATTACCTGGCGTATGCCGAGCATGCGGCGGAGGTGCCCAAGGTGCGGGCATTGGTGGAATGGATTCATGAGCAGCTTCAGGCTTGA
- a CDS encoding aldehyde dehydrogenase family protein, which yields MVAGLLERLGVAATAYTQGDYPVHTPIDGSQIASVKLLGKAETIACIDQAQSAFEAWRSVPAPRRGELVRLFGEVLREHKADLGELVSIEAGKITQEGLGEVQEMIDICDFAVGLSRQLYGLTIASERPGHHMRESWHPLGVVGVISAFNFPVAVWAWNTALALVAGNSVVWKPSEKTPLTALACQALFEKALKAFGDAPAGLAQLVIGGREAGEALVDDPRVPLVSATGSTRMGREVGPRVAARFGRSILELGGNNAMILAPSADLDLAVRGILFSAVGTAGQRCTTLRRLIVHRSIKDEVVARIKAAYGKVRIGDPRKDNLVGPLIDKLSFDAMQGALAKARDEGGQVFGGERQLADQFPNAYYVSPAIAEMPAQSDVVRHETFAPILYVLAYDDFEEALRLNNEVPQGLSSCIFTTDIREAERFQSASGSDCGIANVNIGTSGAEIGGAFGGEKETGGGRESGSDAWKGYMRRQTNTVNYSRELPLAQGIVFD from the coding sequence ATGGTTGCTGGATTGCTCGAGCGCCTTGGCGTTGCCGCCACGGCTTACACCCAGGGCGACTACCCTGTTCACACCCCGATCGACGGTAGCCAGATCGCCTCGGTGAAACTGCTTGGCAAGGCCGAGACCATCGCCTGCATCGACCAGGCGCAGAGTGCCTTCGAAGCCTGGCGCAGCGTGCCGGCCCCGCGCCGTGGCGAGCTGGTGCGCCTGTTCGGTGAAGTGCTGCGTGAACACAAGGCCGACCTGGGCGAACTGGTGTCTATCGAAGCTGGCAAGATCACTCAGGAAGGCCTGGGTGAAGTCCAGGAAATGATCGACATCTGCGATTTCGCCGTTGGCCTGTCACGTCAGCTGTACGGCCTGACCATCGCGTCCGAGCGCCCTGGCCACCACATGCGTGAAAGCTGGCACCCGCTGGGCGTGGTCGGCGTGATCAGCGCCTTCAACTTCCCGGTTGCCGTATGGGCCTGGAACACCGCGCTGGCCCTGGTGGCCGGTAACTCGGTGGTATGGAAGCCTTCCGAGAAGACCCCGCTGACCGCGCTGGCATGCCAGGCGCTGTTCGAAAAAGCCCTGAAAGCCTTTGGCGATGCCCCGGCTGGCCTGGCGCAACTGGTCATCGGTGGCCGCGAAGCCGGCGAAGCCCTGGTGGATGACCCGCGCGTGCCGCTGGTCAGCGCTACTGGCAGCACCCGCATGGGCCGTGAAGTCGGCCCGCGCGTTGCTGCCCGTTTCGGCCGCAGCATCCTGGAACTGGGCGGCAATAACGCCATGATCCTGGCGCCGAGCGCCGACCTGGACCTGGCCGTGCGTGGCATCTTGTTCTCCGCTGTTGGCACCGCCGGCCAGCGCTGCACCACCCTGCGCCGCCTTATCGTGCACCGCTCGATCAAGGACGAAGTGGTTGCCCGCATCAAAGCGGCTTACGGCAAAGTGCGCATCGGTGACCCACGCAAAGACAACCTGGTGGGCCCGCTGATCGACAAGCTGTCGTTCGATGCCATGCAGGGCGCGCTGGCCAAGGCCCGCGACGAGGGTGGCCAGGTATTCGGTGGTGAGCGTCAGCTGGCCGACCAGTTCCCGAACGCCTACTACGTTTCGCCGGCCATCGCCGAGATGCCTGCGCAGAGCGACGTGGTTCGCCATGAAACCTTCGCGCCGATCCTTTACGTGCTGGCCTACGATGACTTCGAAGAGGCCCTGCGCTTGAATAACGAAGTGCCACAAGGCCTGTCGTCGTGCATCTTCACCACTGACATCCGTGAGGCCGAGCGCTTCCAGAGCGCCTCGGGTAGCGACTGCGGCATCGCCAACGTCAACATCGGCACCAGCGGTGCCGAGATCGGCGGTGCGTTCGGTGGCGAGAAGGAAACCGGCGGTGGTCGTGAGTCGGGTTCCGATGCCTGGAAAGGCTACATGCGTCGCCAGACCAACACCGTGAACTACTCGCGCGAGCTGCCGCTGGCGCAGGGTATCGTGTTCGACTGA
- a CDS encoding NAD(P)/FAD-dependent oxidoreductase, translating into MSELRQQCLWEHVSQPTVAAQALAGEHKADVCVIGGGITGLSAAIHLLEQGKSVILLEAWKIGHGGSGRNVGLVNAGTWIRPDDVEATLGQKQGSRLNKVLGEAPREVFAMIERLGIDCQAQHKGTLHMAHNATGIADLEARHEQWRRRGADVELLTGAQCQEYCGTDKISAALLDRRAGTINPMGYTQGLAAAVARLGGKLFQQSAVEGLERDGDAWRVKTARGSVRADKVVISTGAYTEGDWSNLQKQFFRGYYYQVASKPLHGAAADKVLPHGQGSWDTRTVLSSIRRDDQGRLLLGSLGRVDNKPAWFVRSWADRIQSHYYPELGKVEWEMHWTGCIDFTPDHLMRLFEPAPGLVAVTGYNGRGNTTGTVIGRAFAEFLLKGEADSLPIPFSPMTGVSAPSLRTAFYESGFSLYHAGQCLRVVL; encoded by the coding sequence ATGTCCGAACTGCGTCAACAATGCTTGTGGGAACACGTCAGCCAACCGACCGTCGCCGCCCAGGCTCTGGCCGGTGAACACAAGGCCGACGTCTGCGTCATCGGCGGCGGCATTACCGGCCTTTCGGCGGCCATCCACCTGCTCGAACAGGGCAAGTCGGTGATTCTGCTGGAGGCCTGGAAGATCGGCCACGGCGGCTCCGGGCGCAACGTCGGCCTGGTCAACGCAGGCACCTGGATCCGCCCCGACGATGTCGAGGCGACTCTAGGCCAGAAGCAGGGCAGCCGCCTGAACAAAGTGCTCGGTGAGGCCCCTCGCGAAGTGTTCGCCATGATCGAGCGCCTTGGCATCGACTGCCAGGCACAGCACAAAGGCACCCTGCACATGGCGCACAACGCCACAGGTATCGCCGACCTCGAAGCACGCCATGAACAGTGGCGCCGTCGCGGTGCCGATGTGGAGTTGCTGACCGGCGCCCAGTGCCAGGAATACTGCGGCACTGACAAGATTTCCGCCGCGCTGCTAGACCGCCGCGCCGGCACCATCAACCCCATGGGTTACACACAGGGCCTGGCCGCTGCGGTTGCGCGCCTGGGAGGCAAACTGTTCCAGCAATCGGCCGTCGAAGGCCTGGAGCGCGACGGCGATGCCTGGCGGGTCAAGACTGCACGCGGTTCGGTGCGCGCCGACAAGGTAGTGATCTCCACCGGCGCGTACACCGAGGGCGACTGGAGCAACCTGCAGAAGCAGTTTTTCCGCGGTTACTACTATCAGGTGGCCTCCAAACCGCTGCACGGCGCTGCAGCCGACAAGGTCCTGCCCCATGGCCAGGGTTCGTGGGACACCCGCACGGTGCTCAGCAGCATCCGCCGCGACGATCAAGGCCGCCTGCTGCTCGGCAGCCTTGGACGGGTCGACAACAAGCCTGCATGGTTCGTGCGCAGCTGGGCTGACCGTATACAGAGCCATTACTACCCGGAGCTGGGCAAGGTCGAGTGGGAGATGCACTGGACCGGCTGCATCGACTTCACCCCCGACCACCTGATGCGCCTGTTCGAGCCGGCGCCCGGGTTGGTCGCGGTGACGGGCTACAACGGGCGGGGCAATACCACGGGCACCGTGATTGGTCGGGCGTTCGCCGAGTTTCTGCTCAAGGGTGAGGCGGACAGCCTGCCGATCCCGTTCTCGCCGATGACCGGGGTGAGTGCGCCGTCGTTGCGCACGGCGTTCTACGAGTCCGGGTTCTCCCTGTACCACGCGGGGCAGTGTTTGCGGGTAGTGCTGTAA
- a CDS encoding PAAR domain-containing protein, giving the protein MSRIKMNGRGQALEGDRTTTGATCLASIGSFRVGGRRVLREGDVTTPCPVCDKSGTIVEGMPGFVVAGRLAAMDGARVACDCPDGCRVIAPLGDSSPSKPTSVARSAEASPTPHEADSLPTRFRRNVASSPVDTLEPGFFIVPRCMTYQEVLVELGAPQANLPRSLLERLNPTYQQGFKAGELFIIGDGLSRPVCTREELHAMSAAKQAREALASLTPEEADFMMKHQAEIAGLLSEVSLSVGVSEAMMAKTLDDIGLTLRKIEALHQQQFAKYGHLHSSEFFAERMKLLKQLNTHLKATFLNKRLNLGNYERLRRDLGISSKSLTHHWSKAGAPGQIPGYSTHLDKLASISKYLKAGGRVGIGIGGVGSVVKISDVCRAGDARACEKVKVTEAGNFSGGLAGGWAGGKAAARVAATVCWMAGSPTRTLICGLAITGTGAYIGSTEGMRTGENMGDLIFETFQDD; this is encoded by the coding sequence ATGAGTCGCATCAAGATGAATGGTAGAGGCCAAGCACTGGAGGGTGATCGCACCACGACGGGCGCTACCTGCCTTGCCAGCATCGGCAGCTTCCGCGTTGGTGGTCGCCGGGTACTGCGCGAAGGCGACGTGACTACCCCTTGTCCGGTCTGCGACAAGAGCGGCACCATCGTGGAAGGGATGCCAGGGTTCGTGGTTGCTGGCCGGCTGGCCGCAATGGATGGAGCTCGAGTAGCCTGCGATTGTCCGGATGGATGCCGGGTAATCGCGCCCTTGGGAGATTCCTCCCCGTCCAAGCCAACATCCGTGGCCAGGTCTGCTGAAGCAAGCCCAACACCACATGAAGCGGATTCACTGCCTACTCGCTTCAGACGAAATGTTGCAAGCTCCCCGGTGGATACCTTAGAGCCAGGTTTCTTCATCGTCCCGCGCTGCATGACCTACCAGGAAGTCCTGGTTGAACTCGGCGCTCCGCAGGCCAATCTGCCGCGCTCCCTCCTGGAGCGCCTGAATCCTACCTATCAACAGGGTTTCAAAGCGGGCGAACTATTCATCATTGGCGACGGCCTCAGCCGACCGGTCTGTACGCGCGAAGAGCTGCATGCGATGAGCGCGGCGAAACAGGCGCGGGAGGCGTTGGCAAGCCTGACGCCGGAAGAGGCGGATTTCATGATGAAGCATCAGGCAGAGATTGCCGGGTTGCTCAGTGAGGTGAGCCTCTCCGTCGGTGTGAGCGAGGCGATGATGGCCAAGACGCTGGATGACATAGGTCTCACATTGCGAAAGATTGAAGCGCTGCATCAGCAGCAATTTGCCAAGTACGGGCACCTACACAGTTCAGAGTTTTTCGCTGAACGCATGAAGTTGCTTAAGCAGTTAAATACACACCTCAAAGCGACCTTTCTGAACAAGCGGCTCAATCTTGGCAATTATGAAAGGCTGCGCCGGGACCTGGGCATCTCATCAAAAAGCCTGACTCACCACTGGAGCAAAGCAGGGGCACCTGGCCAAATCCCCGGATATTCAACACATCTGGATAAATTGGCGAGCATCTCCAAGTACTTGAAGGCAGGGGGACGTGTAGGTATTGGCATTGGCGGTGTTGGTTCGGTAGTGAAGATTTCCGATGTGTGCCGAGCGGGGGATGCCAGGGCCTGCGAAAAAGTCAAAGTCACTGAGGCAGGGAATTTTTCGGGTGGGTTAGCCGGAGGCTGGGCTGGAGGCAAGGCAGCCGCTAGGGTTGCAGCAACGGTTTGCTGGATGGCCGGATCCCCTACCCGCACATTGATATGTGGGCTGGCAATCACTGGAACGGGGGCATATATCGGCAGCACCGAAGGGATGAGGACCGGTGAAAATATGGGAGATCTTATTTTCGAGACTTTCCAAGATGATTGA
- the ycaC gene encoding isochorismate family cysteine hydrolase YcaC, with translation MTNFKYNRLNKDDAAVLLVDHQAGLLSLVRDIEPDAFKNNVLALADLAKFFNLPTILTTSFEQGPNGPLVPELKALFPDAPYIARPGQINAWDNEDFVKAVKATGKKQLIIAGVVTEVCVAFPALSALEEEFEVFVVTDASGTFNAMTRDAAHDRMSQAGAQLMTWFGVACELHRDWRNDVEGLAALCSNHIPDYRNLMTSYNAFNAGK, from the coding sequence ATGACCAACTTCAAATACAACCGCCTGAACAAAGACGACGCCGCTGTTCTGCTGGTCGACCACCAGGCTGGTCTGCTGTCCCTGGTTCGCGACATCGAGCCGGATGCGTTCAAGAACAACGTGCTGGCCCTGGCTGACCTGGCCAAGTTCTTCAACCTGCCGACCATCCTCACCACCAGCTTCGAACAAGGCCCTAACGGCCCGTTGGTACCAGAACTCAAAGCACTGTTCCCGGACGCCCCGTACATCGCCCGCCCTGGCCAGATCAACGCCTGGGACAACGAAGACTTCGTCAAGGCAGTGAAGGCCACCGGCAAGAAGCAGCTGATCATCGCCGGTGTAGTGACCGAGGTGTGTGTGGCGTTCCCGGCGCTGTCGGCACTGGAAGAAGAGTTCGAGGTGTTCGTGGTGACCGATGCCTCCGGCACCTTCAATGCCATGACCCGCGACGCCGCCCACGACCGCATGAGCCAGGCTGGCGCACAGCTGATGACCTGGTTCGGCGTGGCATGTGAGCTGCATCGCGACTGGCGCAACGACGTCGAAGGCCTGGCCGCGCTGTGCTCCAACCACATCCCGGATTACCGCAACCTGATGACCAGCTACAACGCCTTCAACGCCGGCAAGTAA
- a CDS encoding antibiotic biosynthesis monooxygenase, with translation MNTALQDNRNVVTLVIQHKVRAQALASYEAWLKRTVSTARRQPGHLDVNVIRPDDGGLHFTTVVRFADASLLQAWVNSSERQTLVNEVLPLLEGGDHTQVHEDPEFWFTPPSTTSAQPPRWKQALLTYLVICPMTMIIPQLLAPFFARFPQLGGVITGNLIVNLFVILPVVFFIMPWVTRRCANWLRS, from the coding sequence ATGAACACCGCACTCCAAGACAACCGCAACGTGGTGACCCTGGTCATCCAGCACAAGGTCCGCGCCCAGGCGCTGGCCAGCTACGAGGCTTGGCTCAAGCGTACGGTCAGCACCGCACGGCGTCAGCCGGGGCACCTTGATGTCAATGTGATCCGCCCGGACGACGGCGGGTTGCACTTCACCACCGTGGTGCGCTTCGCAGATGCCAGCCTGCTGCAGGCCTGGGTCAACTCCAGCGAGCGCCAGACGCTGGTCAACGAAGTACTGCCGCTGCTCGAAGGCGGCGACCACACCCAGGTGCACGAAGACCCGGAGTTCTGGTTCACACCGCCCAGCACTACCTCCGCGCAACCGCCGCGCTGGAAGCAGGCGCTGCTGACCTACCTGGTGATCTGCCCGATGACCATGATCATCCCGCAACTGCTGGCGCCCTTTTTCGCACGCTTCCCACAACTGGGCGGGGTGATCACCGGCAACCTGATCGTCAACCTGTTCGTCATCCTGCCCGTGGTGTTTTTCATCATGCCGTGGGTAACCCGTCGCTGCGCCAACTGGCTGCGCAGCTGA
- a CDS encoding alpha/beta fold hydrolase — protein MTTLVTRDGTSIYYKDWGSGKPVLFSHGWPLDADMWDSQMEYLASRGYRAIAFDRRGFGRSSQPWNGYDYDTFADDIAQLIEHLDLRDVTLVGFSMGGGDVSRYIARHGSERVAGLVLLGAVTPVFGKRDDNPDGVDTSVFDGIKAGLRADRAQFIADFATPFYGLNHGQQVSQGVQTQTLNIALMASIKGTLDCVSAFSETDFRPDMAKIDVPTLVIHGDDDQIVPFETTGKRAAELIRGAELKVYSGAPHGFAVTHAQQLNEDLLAFLSR, from the coding sequence ATGACTACGCTCGTTACCCGCGATGGCACTTCGATCTATTACAAGGACTGGGGCAGCGGCAAGCCCGTGTTGTTCAGCCATGGCTGGCCGTTGGATGCCGACATGTGGGACTCGCAGATGGAGTACCTGGCTAGCCGCGGCTACCGCGCCATTGCCTTCGACCGTCGTGGTTTCGGCCGTTCGAGCCAGCCCTGGAACGGCTATGACTACGACACGTTCGCTGACGACATCGCCCAGCTGATCGAGCACCTCGACCTGCGCGACGTGACCCTGGTGGGCTTCTCCATGGGTGGCGGCGATGTCAGCCGCTACATTGCCCGCCACGGCAGCGAACGCGTTGCCGGCTTGGTGCTGCTGGGCGCGGTGACGCCGGTGTTCGGCAAGCGTGACGACAACCCGGACGGTGTCGACACCTCGGTATTCGACGGCATCAAGGCTGGACTGCGGGCGGATCGGGCGCAGTTCATCGCCGATTTCGCGACGCCGTTCTATGGCCTGAACCATGGGCAGCAGGTGTCTCAGGGTGTGCAGACGCAGACTCTGAACATTGCCCTGATGGCTTCGATCAAGGGCACGCTGGATTGTGTGAGTGCATTCTCCGAAACCGACTTCCGCCCGGACATGGCCAAGATCGATGTGCCGACCTTGGTGATCCACGGTGACGACGATCAGATCGTACCGTTCGAGACCACCGGCAAGCGGGCCGCGGAGTTGATTCGTGGGGCTGAGCTGAAGGTGTACAGCGGGGCGCCGCACGGGTTTGCAGTGACCCATGCGCAGCAGCTCAATGAAGACCTGTTGGCGTTCCTGAGCCGCTGA
- a CDS encoding amidohydrolase — MTADLILFNGKLHTVDREKPTATAVAIKDGRFIAVGNDAEAMAHKGAATQIIDLKQRTVIPGLNDSHLHLIRGGLNYNLELRWEGVPSVADALRMLKDQAARTPTPQWVRVVGGWNEFQFAEKRMPTLEEINQAAPDTPVFLLHLYDRALLNRAALKAVGYSKDTPNPPGGEIQRDKFGNPTGMLIARPNAMILYATLAKGPKLPLEYQVNSTRQFMRELNRLGLTSAIDAGGGYQNFPDDYSVIQELADNNQLTVRIAYNLFTQKPKEELDDFRKWTSSVKLHSGTDFLRHNGAGEMLVFSAADFEDFLEPRPDLPQTMEEELEPVVRHLVEQRWPFRLHATYNESITRMLDVFEKVNRDIPFNGLPWFFDHAETITPQNIERVRALGGGIAIQDRMAFQGEYFVDRYGAKAAEQTPPIKRMLEMGVPVGAGTDATRVSSYNPWTSLYWLVSGKTVGGMELYPEGLSRDTALQLFTQGSAWFSSEQGKKGQIKVGQLADLAALSLDFFSVDEEAIKGIESVLTIVDGKVVYGAGEFDRLGPPQVPVLPEWSPVAKVPGHWRVGTPSLAAAVHQCSGPCGVHAHSHEKARHSSVPVNDFQGFWGALGCSCFAF, encoded by the coding sequence ATGACCGCCGACCTGATCCTGTTCAACGGCAAGCTGCATACAGTCGACCGTGAAAAGCCCACGGCCACCGCCGTCGCCATCAAGGATGGCCGCTTCATTGCCGTGGGCAACGACGCCGAGGCCATGGCCCACAAGGGTGCTGCCACGCAGATCATCGACCTGAAGCAGCGCACGGTTATCCCGGGCCTGAACGACTCGCACCTGCACCTGATCCGCGGCGGCCTGAACTACAACCTTGAACTGCGCTGGGAGGGTGTGCCGTCGGTGGCCGATGCCCTGCGCATGCTCAAGGACCAGGCGGCGCGTACGCCAACCCCGCAGTGGGTGCGCGTGGTCGGTGGCTGGAACGAATTCCAGTTTGCCGAAAAACGCATGCCCACCCTGGAAGAAATCAACCAGGCTGCGCCCGATACCCCGGTGTTCCTGCTGCACCTTTACGACCGCGCACTGCTCAACCGCGCCGCGCTCAAGGCCGTGGGCTACAGCAAGGACACGCCAAACCCGCCGGGCGGTGAAATTCAGCGCGACAAGTTCGGCAACCCGACCGGCATGCTCATCGCCCGCCCCAACGCGATGATCCTTTACGCAACACTGGCCAAAGGGCCGAAGCTGCCGCTGGAATACCAGGTCAACTCGACCCGTCAGTTCATGCGTGAGCTCAACCGCCTGGGCCTGACCAGCGCCATTGACGCAGGTGGCGGCTACCAGAACTTCCCCGACGACTACTCGGTGATTCAGGAGCTGGCCGACAATAACCAGCTGACCGTGCGCATCGCCTACAACCTGTTCACCCAGAAGCCCAAGGAAGAACTGGACGACTTCAGGAAGTGGACCTCCAGCGTCAAGCTGCACAGTGGCACCGACTTCCTGCGCCATAACGGCGCCGGTGAGATGCTGGTGTTCTCTGCCGCCGACTTCGAGGACTTCCTCGAACCGCGCCCGGACCTGCCGCAAACCATGGAAGAAGAGCTGGAACCGGTGGTGCGCCACCTGGTCGAGCAGCGCTGGCCGTTCCGCCTGCACGCTACGTACAACGAATCGATCACGCGCATGCTCGACGTGTTCGAGAAGGTCAACCGCGACATCCCTTTCAACGGGCTGCCATGGTTCTTCGACCACGCCGAGACCATTACCCCGCAGAACATCGAGCGCGTGCGTGCGTTGGGCGGTGGTATTGCCATCCAGGACCGCATGGCCTTCCAGGGTGAGTACTTCGTCGATCGCTATGGTGCGAAAGCCGCCGAGCAGACCCCGCCGATCAAGCGCATGCTCGAAATGGGTGTGCCTGTGGGCGCCGGTACCGACGCCACCCGGGTCTCCAGCTACAACCCGTGGACTTCGCTGTACTGGTTGGTCAGCGGCAAGACCGTAGGCGGTATGGAGCTGTACCCGGAAGGCCTGAGCCGCGACACCGCACTGCAACTGTTCACCCAGGGCAGCGCCTGGTTCTCCAGCGAGCAGGGCAAGAAAGGCCAGATCAAGGTTGGCCAGCTGGCGGACCTGGCGGCGCTGTCGCTGGACTTCTTCAGCGTTGATGAAGAGGCGATCAAGGGCATCGAGTCGGTACTGACTATCGTCGACGGCAAGGTGGTGTACGGCGCTGGCGAATTCGACAGGCTTGGCCCGCCACAGGTGCCGGTGCTGCCGGAGTGGTCGCCGGTGGCCAAGGTGCCGGGGCACTGGCGCGTGGGTACGCCATCACTGGCTGCAGCGGTGCACCAGTGCAGCGGGCCTTGCGGGGTGCATGCGCACAGCCATGAAAAGGCGCGGCATTCGAGTGTGCCGGTGAATGACTTCCAGGGCTTCTGGGGAGCCTTGGGGTGTTCGTGCTTTGCGTTTTGA
- a CDS encoding DUF3077 domain-containing protein, protein MADEPKVLTTVGVATFLDVGNPPVDLLRVQPGIPIDDAYEQVSVLLSYIKHLVREGDMEDDHKLLSAADYLSLLAKALMDDIEIAKNRQR, encoded by the coding sequence ATGGCAGACGAACCCAAGGTCCTGACCACCGTTGGCGTGGCGACCTTCCTCGATGTGGGTAACCCGCCGGTTGATCTGCTGCGTGTGCAGCCGGGCATTCCGATTGACGATGCCTACGAGCAGGTATCCGTGCTGCTCAGCTACATCAAGCACCTGGTGCGTGAAGGCGACATGGAGGATGACCACAAGCTGCTGTCGGCAGCCGACTATCTGAGCCTGTTGGCCAAAGCGCTGATGGACGATATCGAGATCGCCAAGAACAGACAGCGTTGA
- a CDS encoding OprD family porin → MIRATHGPGRALLATLALCPALSQAEDPGWSLLSRNYFLHSDFRSPSGSGQNYRQEWAQGFIGEIRSGFTEGPVGVGIDAHGFLGLKLDGGRGHAGTGLLPRDSDGRAASDYSSAGAALKFRLGNTQLRYGELMVETPVFDTGDKRLHPEYATGWLLENTDLPDWHLQAGRFTAFNNQDNSSTHDDFSGYGATTQGRAISLAGATFAPDGPFGGALYAGQLQDTWRQAYLNLNLAEGNWRLDGNLYQTRDTGNASAGAIDTLAYSLSGKYRFGAQAVTLAYQKIEGDTPFDFVGGDSIYLANSIKYADFNGPGERSWQLRYDLNFATLSVPGLSLMARYVSGSAIDGTHAPAGGAYTGQQGQGGRHWERDIDLKYVVQSGAAKDLSLSFSHVSHRANEAQAGDDIDRIYLIIEYPLKGSF, encoded by the coding sequence ATGATCCGCGCCACTCACGGACCAGGCCGCGCCCTGCTCGCCACCCTCGCCCTCTGCCCCGCGCTCAGTCAGGCAGAAGACCCCGGCTGGTCGCTGCTCAGCCGCAACTATTTTCTGCACAGCGACTTCCGCTCGCCTTCCGGCAGCGGCCAGAACTACCGCCAGGAATGGGCCCAAGGTTTCATCGGCGAGATTCGCTCCGGTTTCACCGAAGGCCCTGTCGGTGTAGGCATCGACGCCCATGGTTTCCTTGGCCTCAAGCTCGACGGTGGCCGAGGCCATGCCGGCACCGGCCTGCTGCCACGTGACAGCGACGGCCGCGCCGCGTCCGACTATTCCAGCGCCGGCGCCGCCCTGAAGTTCCGCCTGGGCAACACGCAATTGCGCTACGGCGAATTGATGGTGGAAACCCCGGTGTTCGACACCGGCGACAAACGCCTGCACCCGGAATACGCCACCGGCTGGCTGCTGGAGAACACCGACCTGCCCGACTGGCACCTGCAGGCTGGGCGCTTCACCGCGTTCAACAACCAGGACAACAGCTCGACCCATGACGACTTCAGCGGCTACGGCGCCACCACCCAAGGCCGCGCCATCAGCCTGGCCGGCGCCACTTTCGCGCCTGATGGGCCGTTCGGCGGCGCGCTGTACGCCGGGCAGCTGCAGGACACCTGGCGCCAGGCCTACCTCAACCTGAACCTGGCCGAGGGCAACTGGCGCCTGGACGGCAACCTGTACCAGACCCGCGACACCGGCAACGCCAGTGCCGGCGCCATCGACACCCTCGCCTACAGCCTTTCAGGCAAATACCGCTTCGGTGCTCAAGCCGTGACCCTGGCGTACCAGAAGATCGAGGGCGACACCCCGTTCGACTTCGTCGGCGGCGACTCCATCTACCTGGCAAACTCGATCAAATACGCCGACTTCAACGGCCCAGGCGAGCGCTCTTGGCAACTGCGCTACGACCTCAATTTCGCCACCCTCAGCGTGCCCGGTCTTAGCCTGATGGCGCGTTATGTAAGTGGTAGCGCGATCGATGGCACGCATGCTCCGGCGGGCGGTGCCTACACGGGCCAGCAGGGTCAAGGTGGGCGCCACTGGGAACGCGACATCGACCTCAAGTATGTGGTGCAGTCCGGCGCCGCCAAGGACCTCAGCCTGTCGTTCTCACACGTCAGTCACCGCGCCAACGAGGCACAGGCAGGCGACGACATTGACCGCATCTACCTGATCATCGAATACCCACTCAAAGGCAGCTTCTGA